CATCACAAGTATAAACAGAACGGCCTGCGCAAGTATGAATTGCGCAGGCCGTTCTGTTTGTACTTCGCCCAACTTACCAGCCACTGGCCAGCACGTCGGCAATGTGCATGGTTTTGATGTTTTTGTTCTGCTTCTGGATGTACGCTTCCAAGTGCATCAGGCAGCTGCTGTCGGTAGAGATGATGTACTCTGCCCCGGTGGCGATGGCATTGTCTACCTTCTGCTCGGCCATGGCAGTGGAGATCGCCTCAAACTTCACGGCAAAGGTACCCCCGAAACCGCAGCAGGTTTCCACGTCTTCCATCTCGATGAGCTCCAGCCCTCTTACATTGCCCAACAGTTCGCGCGGACCCGCCTTGATGCCGCACTCACGCAGCGCACTGCAGGAGTCGTGGTACGTATAGCGGCCCTGCAACGAGGCACCCTCAATGCGCGTTACGCCCAGCACATCAGTTAGAAACTCCGTCAGCTCATACACTTTCTTCTGCATGGCACGATACTTCACGAGTTTCGACGATTTCACGAAAATATCCTGGTAGGCGTTGCGCACCATGCCCACACACGATGCAGAGGGAGCCACAATGTAATGCGAGGTATCATTCGAGAAGTCATCCAAAAACTTATCGGCTACCTCGCGGGCCTCGTTAAAGAAACCGGCGTTGAAAGCAGGTTGTCCGCAGCAGGTTTGGTTCGGGTTGTAACGCACCTCACAGCCCACCTTCTCCAGCACCTTCACCATGTTCATGGCCGTATCGGGGAACAGCTGGTCCACGAAACACGGTATAAATATATCTACTATTGTTCTGCTTGCCATAGGTTATAAAAACACTGCACCGGACTCAGCCATGGCGGCTTGCAGGGCAGCTTTGTTCAGGCCCAAATTTACACCATTATTTTCGAAGTAGCCTACCATATTCTCCGTCGGCATATTGCCCACCAGCTCGTCCTTCGCCATGGGGCAGCCGCCATAGCCGCGCAGGGCACCATCATATCGGCGGCATCCTGCCTGATAGGCAGCGGCTATCTTCTCCTGCCAGGTAGTGGGCGTGGTATGCAGGTGCGCCCCAAACTCAATCTGCTGAAATGCCGGAATGAGGTTTGAGAACAGGTAGGTGATGTTTTCGGGAGTGGCCACACCGATTGTATCAGATAGCGACACGATCTTCACCTGTAATTGGTCGAGGTCCTGTACAAAACGGATCACCGTTTCCACGTTCCAGGGGTCGTTATAGGGGTTACCGAAGCCCATGGAGATGTAGGTCACCAGCGTTTTATCATGCTTATGGCAGATATCCTGAATCCGGGCCAGCTGCTCCATCGCCTCGGCGATGCTTTTGTTTGTGTTGCGCTGTTGAAACGTCTCCGACACCGACAGCGGGAAGCCCAGGTAATCGATCTGCTGGTGCTGTGCTGCGTCTCCCGCACCGCGGGTGTTCGCGATAATGGCCAGTAGTTTGGAGGTAGTGGTATCCAGCTCCAGCTTCTCCAGCACCTCGGCTGTGTCCTGCATCTGCGGAATTGCCTTCGGCGAAACAAAACTGCCGAAGTCGATGGTGTCGAACCCTACTTTCAGCAGTTGGTTGATGTAACGGATCTTTACCTCGGTTGGTATAAAATCTTTGATGCCTTGCATGGCATCGCGGGGGCACTCAATTATCTTCATAAAGAAACGGCTAAATATGAGGGCCTTGCCGGCCTCACCCAAAGATAAGGTTTACGCACGCGTGTTAAAAATATGGGTCTATACTTTTATATATAGGTAATTACATATAGCTTATTCACTCAAAG
Above is a window of Pontibacter akesuensis DNA encoding:
- a CDS encoding (Fe-S)-binding protein — its product is MASRTIVDIFIPCFVDQLFPDTAMNMVKVLEKVGCEVRYNPNQTCCGQPAFNAGFFNEAREVADKFLDDFSNDTSHYIVAPSASCVGMVRNAYQDIFVKSSKLVKYRAMQKKVYELTEFLTDVLGVTRIEGASLQGRYTYHDSCSALRECGIKAGPRELLGNVRGLELIEMEDVETCCGFGGTFAVKFEAISTAMAEQKVDNAIATGAEYIISTDSSCLMHLEAYIQKQNKNIKTMHIADVLASGW
- a CDS encoding hydroxymethylglutaryl-CoA lyase, giving the protein MKIIECPRDAMQGIKDFIPTEVKIRYINQLLKVGFDTIDFGSFVSPKAIPQMQDTAEVLEKLELDTTTSKLLAIIANTRGAGDAAQHQQIDYLGFPLSVSETFQQRNTNKSIAEAMEQLARIQDICHKHDKTLVTYISMGFGNPYNDPWNVETVIRFVQDLDQLQVKIVSLSDTIGVATPENITYLFSNLIPAFQQIEFGAHLHTTPTTWQEKIAAAYQAGCRRYDGALRGYGGCPMAKDELVGNMPTENMVGYFENNGVNLGLNKAALQAAMAESGAVFL